A genomic window from Salvia miltiorrhiza cultivar Shanhuang (shh) chromosome 5, IMPLAD_Smil_shh, whole genome shotgun sequence includes:
- the LOC131024813 gene encoding uncharacterized protein LOC131024813, with protein sequence MRRALFLRIVNAVASDPYFQQRTDALGRPGFTPLQKCIVAVRMLANGGAADQYDEYLRIAESIALECLRRFSRAIIQLFGAEYLRRPTSADCQRLLAMHEAKHGFPGMLGSLDCMHWAWKNCPTTWQGAYTCGDQGEPTIILDRPGNRVWFGYPTRKNRVPEPE encoded by the coding sequence ATGCGTCGTGCGTTGTTTTTGCGCATCGTTAATGCTGTCGCCTCCGATCCATACTTCCAACAACGCACGGATGCACTTGGGAGGCCCGGCTTCACGCCATTGCAAAAATGCATTGTCGCTGTTCGTATGCTAGCTAACGGTGGGGCAGCGGACCAATACGACGAGTATCTCCGGATTGCAGAGTCGATAGCGTTGGAGTGCTTGCGGAGATTCAGTCGTGCCATTATTCAACTCTTCGGCGCGGAGTACTTGAGGAGGCCGACTTCCGCTGACTGCCAACGGCTTCTAGCAATGCACGAAGCGAAGCACGGCTTCCCGGGAATGCTAGGGAGCcttgattgcatgcattgggcgtggaagaattgtCCAACGACATGGCAAGGCGCATACACTTGTGGCGATCAGGGGGAACCGACCATCATCCTCGATAGGCCTGGGAATCGAGTctggttcgggtaccctacccgaaaaaatcgggtacccgaacccgaataa
- the LOC131024814 gene encoding uncharacterized protein LOC131024814: MGVPVTYQVNNAYYTSGYYLTDGIYPNWPVFVKSPTHPTDPKGKRFKVMQEAARKDIERAFGVLQARWVIVKGPARLWSKEAMSDIMFTCIILHNMIIEDEGEEATEWEEDADEASSSAASQPRTDAPPDFRAFVARQASMRDAEMHARLTLDLKEHIW; encoded by the exons ATGGGGGTGCCGGTCACATATCAAGTCAACAACGCCTACTACACAAGTGGGTACTACTTGACTGACGGCATCTATCCCAATTGGCCTGTATTCGTGAAGAGTCCTACACATCCGACGGATCCGAAGGGAAAGAGGTTCAAAGTGATGCAGGAAGCGGCTCGCAAGGATATTGAACGAGCCTTCGGCgtccttcaagctcgttggGTAATCGTCAAAGGCCCAGCGCGTCTTTGGAGCAAGGAGGCGATGAGCGACATCATGTTCACGTGCATCATTTTACACAACATGATCATCGAGGACGAAGGCGAAGAAGCAACAGAgtgggaagaagacgccgacgaAGCTTCGAGTAGCGCCGCATCTCAACCTCGTACCGATGCTCCGCCGGATTTTCGTGCATTTGTTGCACGACAAGCATCCATGCGAGACGCGGAGATGCATGCTCGCCTCACTTTGGActtgaaggagcacatttg GTAG
- the LOC130985360 gene encoding protein SCAR3 isoform X1, whose protein sequence is MPLVRVEVRNEYGLGAPEMYIDASNEEPKEILQGVAVAGLVGLLRQLGDLADFAAEVFHGLNEELMETCSRSRKLMDRVLQVEAEVVPVEKAVLAQPSHLHLAYTAGVNWHVPARCQQNLFVYNDMPLFILDFYEVCRSPPQFHLLDRFDPGGPGSCLKRYSDPAIYNMTSKSSGDASTEKVAKYKKLEKTKKRRSCPMNGEVSRGASFAYLDSRMQSSSNVGRNTSFCQPTDYSALRSDLYEQSNSGKRNELCYSKDDMCSSYSMQSQEEKLRGLSAQTTGDSLNPSNAKSIGSRGNDGTIDNTNKKHIPHGVSYNFRDNGSGMPIIGNTKSKSSHEPEKPIAESSKVTSITFWSNGWEEDSSHASYLNSNAFEQKKHPNCAYQTVHGRNEDLCKGVSLMQLPSSSPPLAHMKISVQPIGGFRTSKKKLKFMEGIIDHGSIDVLPSFQLVPAVSKLNVGSDSDDDTFRVSSSPSLSDDFHSHHSESSSDQFESSILNQPFQNEKRKDTYSNEPEFATAADPPPPLPPVLWWATENSRDAMPKASNDASDLMHAASSSSQQDKPAPLNHDQDLETANEQQNKPFSSEKSDAKEEAKGGKNIDENNFLNQIRTKLMNLRPTVPSGTSTNVQVMTILEKANAIRKAVGSDDGGNCSDT, encoded by the exons ATGCCGTTGGTGCGAGTGGAGGTGAGGAATGAGTACGGATTGGGAGCTCCAGAGATGTACATTGATGCGAGCAACGAAGAGCCTAAGGAGATTCTCCAAGGAGTCGCCGTCGCTGGTCTCGTCGGGCTCCTACGCCAGCTCGGTGATCTCGCTGA TTTTGCAGCGGAAGTTTTCCATGGCTTGAACGAAGAATTGATGGAAACATGTTCTAGAAGCCGAAAGTTGATGGATCGTGTTCTACAGGTTGAAGCAGAAGTTGTTCCAGTTGAGAAAGCTGTACTGGCACAACCAAGCCACTTACACTTAGCTTATACTGCTG GTGTCAACTGGCATGTTCCAGCTCGATGTCAACAAAATCTTTTTGTATATAATGACATGCCTCTGTTTATCTTGGATTTCTATGAAGTTTGCCGTAGCCCTCCACAGTTTCACTTGCTTGATAG GTTTGACCCTGGTGGCCCTGGATCTTGCTTGAAAAGGTATTCAGATCCAGCTATCTACAACATGACATCAAAGTCATCTGGTGATGCAAGTACTGAGAAAGTTGCAAAATATAAGAAGTTAGAAAAGACTAAG AAACGAAGGTCATGCCCGATGAATGGAGAAGTATCACGAGGTGCATCTTTTGCGTATCTGGATTCCAG AATGCAGTCATCCTCTAATGTAGGTCGCAATACTTCATTTTGCCAACCAACAGATTATTCTGCATTAAGATCAGACCTGTATGAACAGTCAAATTCAGGCAAGAGAAATGAATTATGCTATAGTAAAGATGATATGTGTTCAAGTTACTCAATGCAAAGCCAAGAAGAAAAACTTAGAGGACTGTCAGCTCAAACGACTGGAGATTCCTTGAATCCAAGCAATGCGAAAAGCATAGGTTCTCGTGGAAACGATGGAACTATTGATAACACGAATAAAAAGCATATTCCCCACGGAGTATCGTATAATTTCAGAGATAATGGTTCAGGGATGCCAATTATTGGCAATACAAAGAGCAAGAGCAGTCATGAGCCTGAGAAACCCATAGCAGAAAGTTCTAAAGTTACTTCAATCACCTTCTGGAGTAATGGTTGGGAGGAAGACTCCAGCCACGCTAGCTATCTGAACTCAAATGCTTTTGAGCAGAAAAAACATCCAAACTGTGCATATCAAACAGTTCATGGACGAAATGAAGATCTTTGCAAAGGTGTGTCTTTAATGCAGCTGCCTTCTTCATCACCTCCACTTGCTCACATGAAAATTTCGGTCCAACCAATCGGTGGCTTTAGGACTTCAAAAAAGAAACTGAAATTCATGGAAGGCATTATTGATCATGGCAGCATAGATGTATTACCTTCATTTCAGTTAGTTCCAGCGGTTTCCAAGCTGAATGTTGGTTCAGACTCAGATGATGACACATTCCGTGTGTCATCATCACCTTCTCTATCAGATGACTTTCACAGTCATCACTCTGAATCAAGTTCTGATCAGTTTGAGTCCAGTATCCTAAATCAGCCAttccaaaatgaaaaaagaaaagatactTATTCAAATGAGCCAGAATTTGCAACTGCTGCtgatcctcctcctcctctacCTCCTGTGCTATGGTGGGCTACAGAAAACAGTCGTGATGCGATGCCTAAAGCCTCCAATGATGCTTCTGATCTTATGCATGCAGCATCTTCAAGTTCTCAGCAAGATAAGCCGGCCCCCTTGAATCATGACCAAGATTTGGAGACTGCAAATGAGCAGCAAAACAAG CCATTCAGTTCAGAGAAGTCAGATGCCAAAGAAGAAGCTAAGGGGGGCAAGAACATAGATGAAAACAATTTCCTCAACCAAATTAGAACAAAA TTAATGAATCTGAGACCAACTGTGCCATCAGGGACCTCTACGAATGTCCAAGTAATGACGATTCTGGAAAAGGCAAATGCGATTCGcaag GCTGTTGGAAGCGATGATGGAGGTAACTGCAGTGATACCTGA
- the LOC130985360 gene encoding protein SCAR3 isoform X2, whose translation MSTDWELQRCTLMRATKSLRRFSKESPSLVSSGSYASSVISLTEVFHGLNEELMETCSRSRKLMDRVLQVEAEVVPVEKAVLAQPSHLHLAYTAGVNWHVPARCQQNLFVYNDMPLFILDFYEVCRSPPQFHLLDRFDPGGPGSCLKRYSDPAIYNMTSKSSGDASTEKVAKYKKLEKTKKRRSCPMNGEVSRGASFAYLDSRMQSSSNVGRNTSFCQPTDYSALRSDLYEQSNSGKRNELCYSKDDMCSSYSMQSQEEKLRGLSAQTTGDSLNPSNAKSIGSRGNDGTIDNTNKKHIPHGVSYNFRDNGSGMPIIGNTKSKSSHEPEKPIAESSKVTSITFWSNGWEEDSSHASYLNSNAFEQKKHPNCAYQTVHGRNEDLCKGVSLMQLPSSSPPLAHMKISVQPIGGFRTSKKKLKFMEGIIDHGSIDVLPSFQLVPAVSKLNVGSDSDDDTFRVSSSPSLSDDFHSHHSESSSDQFESSILNQPFQNEKRKDTYSNEPEFATAADPPPPLPPVLWWATENSRDAMPKASNDASDLMHAASSSSQQDKPAPLNHDQDLETANEQQNKPFSSEKSDAKEEAKGGKNIDENNFLNQIRTKLMNLRPTVPSGTSTNVQVMTILEKANAIRKAVGSDDGGNCSDT comes from the exons ATGAGTACGGATTGGGAGCTCCAGAGATGTACATTGATGCGAGCAACGAAGAGCCTAAGGAGATTCTCCAAGGAGTCGCCGTCGCTGGTCTCGTCGGGCTCCTACGCCAGCTCGGTGATCTCGCTGA CGGAAGTTTTCCATGGCTTGAACGAAGAATTGATGGAAACATGTTCTAGAAGCCGAAAGTTGATGGATCGTGTTCTACAGGTTGAAGCAGAAGTTGTTCCAGTTGAGAAAGCTGTACTGGCACAACCAAGCCACTTACACTTAGCTTATACTGCTG GTGTCAACTGGCATGTTCCAGCTCGATGTCAACAAAATCTTTTTGTATATAATGACATGCCTCTGTTTATCTTGGATTTCTATGAAGTTTGCCGTAGCCCTCCACAGTTTCACTTGCTTGATAG GTTTGACCCTGGTGGCCCTGGATCTTGCTTGAAAAGGTATTCAGATCCAGCTATCTACAACATGACATCAAAGTCATCTGGTGATGCAAGTACTGAGAAAGTTGCAAAATATAAGAAGTTAGAAAAGACTAAG AAACGAAGGTCATGCCCGATGAATGGAGAAGTATCACGAGGTGCATCTTTTGCGTATCTGGATTCCAG AATGCAGTCATCCTCTAATGTAGGTCGCAATACTTCATTTTGCCAACCAACAGATTATTCTGCATTAAGATCAGACCTGTATGAACAGTCAAATTCAGGCAAGAGAAATGAATTATGCTATAGTAAAGATGATATGTGTTCAAGTTACTCAATGCAAAGCCAAGAAGAAAAACTTAGAGGACTGTCAGCTCAAACGACTGGAGATTCCTTGAATCCAAGCAATGCGAAAAGCATAGGTTCTCGTGGAAACGATGGAACTATTGATAACACGAATAAAAAGCATATTCCCCACGGAGTATCGTATAATTTCAGAGATAATGGTTCAGGGATGCCAATTATTGGCAATACAAAGAGCAAGAGCAGTCATGAGCCTGAGAAACCCATAGCAGAAAGTTCTAAAGTTACTTCAATCACCTTCTGGAGTAATGGTTGGGAGGAAGACTCCAGCCACGCTAGCTATCTGAACTCAAATGCTTTTGAGCAGAAAAAACATCCAAACTGTGCATATCAAACAGTTCATGGACGAAATGAAGATCTTTGCAAAGGTGTGTCTTTAATGCAGCTGCCTTCTTCATCACCTCCACTTGCTCACATGAAAATTTCGGTCCAACCAATCGGTGGCTTTAGGACTTCAAAAAAGAAACTGAAATTCATGGAAGGCATTATTGATCATGGCAGCATAGATGTATTACCTTCATTTCAGTTAGTTCCAGCGGTTTCCAAGCTGAATGTTGGTTCAGACTCAGATGATGACACATTCCGTGTGTCATCATCACCTTCTCTATCAGATGACTTTCACAGTCATCACTCTGAATCAAGTTCTGATCAGTTTGAGTCCAGTATCCTAAATCAGCCAttccaaaatgaaaaaagaaaagatactTATTCAAATGAGCCAGAATTTGCAACTGCTGCtgatcctcctcctcctctacCTCCTGTGCTATGGTGGGCTACAGAAAACAGTCGTGATGCGATGCCTAAAGCCTCCAATGATGCTTCTGATCTTATGCATGCAGCATCTTCAAGTTCTCAGCAAGATAAGCCGGCCCCCTTGAATCATGACCAAGATTTGGAGACTGCAAATGAGCAGCAAAACAAG CCATTCAGTTCAGAGAAGTCAGATGCCAAAGAAGAAGCTAAGGGGGGCAAGAACATAGATGAAAACAATTTCCTCAACCAAATTAGAACAAAA TTAATGAATCTGAGACCAACTGTGCCATCAGGGACCTCTACGAATGTCCAAGTAATGACGATTCTGGAAAAGGCAAATGCGATTCGcaag GCTGTTGGAAGCGATGATGGAGGTAACTGCAGTGATACCTGA